A window of the Actinobacillus genomosp. 1 genome harbors these coding sequences:
- the rhlB gene encoding ATP-dependent RNA helicase RhlB, translating into MSKHLTEQRFIDFPIHENVLAALDSKGFEFCTPIQAKTLPITLAGNDIAGQAQTGTGKTLAFLIAVFHYLLTNDSVTNKNQPRAIILAPTRELAVQIGSDAELLVKHSDLKLALAYGGDGYDKQIQAIEQGVDILVGTTGRVIDYVKQGIINLDKVQVVVLDEADRMFDLGFIKDIRYLMRKCPKPEQRLTMLFSATLSPRVRELAYEDMDNAQYVEIEPLQRTGHRIKEELFYPSNEDKMALLLTLLEEEWPDRCMIFANTKHKCEEIWGYLVADSHRVGLLTGDIAQKKRLALLDSFTKGQLDILVATDVAARGLHIPEVTHVFNYDLPDDCEDYVHRIGRTGRAGESGHSISFACERYAVNLPAIEAYIGHHIPVSQYDSGALLALPKPTRSRTTKSYQAKRR; encoded by the coding sequence ATGTCAAAACATCTGACTGAGCAACGTTTTATTGATTTCCCGATTCATGAAAACGTGCTTGCTGCGCTCGATAGCAAAGGATTTGAGTTCTGCACTCCGATTCAAGCGAAAACATTACCGATTACTTTAGCCGGCAATGATATTGCCGGGCAGGCGCAAACCGGAACGGGTAAAACGTTAGCATTTTTAATTGCCGTTTTTCATTATTTATTAACGAATGACAGCGTAACCAATAAAAATCAACCGAGAGCAATCATTCTTGCGCCGACGCGCGAGCTGGCGGTGCAAATCGGTTCGGATGCGGAATTATTGGTTAAACATTCCGACTTAAAATTAGCCTTAGCTTACGGCGGTGACGGTTACGATAAGCAAATTCAGGCGATTGAGCAGGGCGTAGATATTTTAGTCGGCACTACCGGACGTGTAATTGATTATGTCAAACAAGGCATTATTAATTTGGATAAGGTACAAGTAGTGGTGTTGGATGAAGCGGATCGGATGTTTGATTTGGGCTTTATCAAAGATATTCGTTACTTAATGCGTAAATGCCCGAAACCGGAACAGCGTTTAACTATGCTCTTTTCCGCTACGCTTTCGCCTCGTGTGCGAGAGTTGGCTTATGAAGATATGGACAATGCGCAATATGTTGAAATTGAGCCACTACAACGTACCGGTCATCGAATCAAAGAAGAATTATTTTATCCTTCAAATGAAGACAAAATGGCATTATTGCTAACCTTATTGGAAGAAGAGTGGCCGGATCGTTGTATGATCTTTGCCAATACCAAGCATAAATGTGAAGAAATTTGGGGCTATTTGGTGGCGGACAGTCATCGTGTCGGGCTTTTAACCGGCGATATTGCGCAGAAAAAACGATTGGCATTGTTAGATAGTTTTACTAAAGGTCAGTTGGATATTTTAGTTGCTACCGATGTGGCGGCGCGCGGTTTACATATTCCGGAAGTCACCCATGTATTTAACTATGATCTACCGGATGACTGCGAAGATTATGTTCACCGTATCGGGCGTACTGGACGAGCGGGCGAAAGCGGTCACTCCATTAGTTTTGCTTGCGAACGTTATGCGGTAAATTTACCTGCAATTGAAGCCTATATCGGGCACCATATTCCAGTCAGCCAGTATGATAGCGGTGCATTATTAGCTTTACCTAAACCTACTCGTTCACGTACGACAAAATCGTATCAAGCTAAGAGAAGATAG